In Cervus elaphus chromosome 16, mCerEla1.1, whole genome shotgun sequence, a single window of DNA contains:
- the R3HCC1 gene encoding R3H and coiled-coil domain-containing protein 1 → MPPPGRAVALQLREARVVVGFRGAQASGDPRAAAATRGAAAALPPVTLALLCLDGVFLSAAENDFVQRIQEELDRFLLQKQLSKVLLFPPLSSRLRYLIHRTAENFDLLSSFSVGEGWRRRTVICHLDIRLPSSDGFSGSCRPPASHPSKYRGPRPTASQRAPAGPRGARAGRWHRGRKPDQALYVPRVLRRQEEGVPPPPAELQGDAPTGRLSEEPGDTGAGNPTADQELPVSVTQATEDRKGPGQGCEKESLPDPLAAEPSGPESHAGTGDRPESAAQSEAGLQLDLEEGNGTEPERSLAAEEEVEEEEAEEEGPGSCSEADFSELLQEITNNLTEKEIQVEKIHVDTSSFVDELPGEKDFAHVVEIYDFEPVLKTEDLLATFSEFQEKGFKIQWVDDTHALGIFPCPASAAEALTRDFSTLKIRPLTQGARQSKLKALQRPKLLHLAKERPQTNTAVARRLVARALGLQHRKKERPAVEPPAALRP, encoded by the exons ATGCCTCCGCCGGGCCGCGCGGTGGCGCTGCAGCTCCGCGAGGCCCGGGTGGTTGTGGGGTTCAGGGGCGCGCAGGCTTCTGGGGACCCTAGAGCTGCGGCGGCTACGCGCGGGGCTGCCGCG GCTCTCCCACCTGTCACCCTGGCCCTTCTCTGCTTGGACGGCGTCTTCCTCTCCGCAGCCGAGAATGACTTCGTGCAGCGCATCCAGGAGGAGCTGGACCGCTTCCTGCTGCAGAAGCAGCTGTCAAA GGTCCTCCTCTTTCCCCCACTCTCCAGTCGGCTCCGGTACCTGATCCACAGGACAGCAGAGAATTTTGACCTTTTGAGCAGCTTCTCTGTTGGagagggctggaggaggaggacagtCATCTGTCACCTGGACATCAG GTTACCCAGTTCAGACGGATTCTCTGGCTCCTGCcgccctcctgcctcccaccctaGCAAGTACCGAGGTCCTCGGCCCACCGCAAGCCAGAGAGCGCCTGCTGGTCCCCGAGGGGCGAGGGCCGGCCGGTGGCATCGTGGACGCAAGCCGGACCAGGCCTTGTATGTGCCCCGGGTGCTGCGCCGGCAGGAAGAAGGAGTGCCGCCCCCTCCTGCAGAACTCCAGGGAGATGCTCCAACTGGCAGGCTCTCAGAAGAACCAGGAGATACTGGTGCTGGGAACCCCACTGCCGATCAGGAACTTCCCGTGTCAGTGACTCAGGCAACAGAGGACCGAAAAGGCCCTGGTCAAGGCTGTGAGAAAGAGTCGCTGCCAGACCCATTGGCTGCTGAACCCTCAGGGCCTGAGAGCCACGCAGGGACCGGAGACAGGCCGGAGTCAGCCGCACAGTCGGAGGCCGGGCTGCAGCTGGACTTGGAGGAGGGAAATGGGACTGAGccggagaggagcctggcagcggAGGAGGAAGTGGAAGAGGAAGAGGCGGAAGAGGAGGGGCCAGGCAGCTGCTCCGAGGCCGACTTCAGTGAACTGCTGCAGGAG ATAACGAACAACCTGACGGAGAAGGAGATTCAGGTAGAGAAGATCCACGTGGACACATCATCCTTTGTAGACGAGCTGCCTGGAGAGAAGGATTTTGCACACGTGGTGGAGATCTATGACTTTGAGCCGGTGCTCAAGACTGAGGACCTGCTGGCTACCTTCTCTGAGTTCCA AGAGAAGGGGTTCAAGATCCAGTGGGTGGACGACACGCATGCGCTTGGCATCTTCCCCTGCCCGGCTTCAG CTGCCGaggccctgaccagggatttctCCACACTGAAGATCCGGCCCCTGACTCAGGGAGCCAGGCAGTCCAAGCTGAAGGCCCTGCAGAGGCCAA AGCTCCTGCATCTGGCGAAGGAGAGACCACAGACAAATACAGCCGTGGCCCGGAGGCTGGTGGCCCGGGCCCTGGGGCTCCAACACAGAAAGAAGGAGCGGCCTGCAGTGGAGCCTCCTGCCGCTCTGAGGCCCTGA